The DNA sequence CAGGCAACAGCTACTGCCTGAAGTGAATATGCCATGGATAATGTCTTCTTACCCTCTATTTATTAAATTAGAGAATCCTTTTTCAATATATTCTGGAGGTAATGGCTCAAATTTGCACTTGACGAATCCTGATAATCTCACATTCTCAGCATACCAGAGTTCATTCTCTTTACTTGTAAAAGGTAATCTATCTGTAAAAGTGAAGTGTAGTGGAGGTTCTTCAAATCAAATTTCATTTTTTGCACCTCTGGAAGTCAATTCTGAATCGGCATTTGGATTTAAGCTTGATTTTACTTCATCATCTGCCTGGCCGTTGGCCGGAGTAAAATATTCTCCTTCAATCACTTTTATTAAAAGTATAGCACAAATCTTTGAAGAAATCTGGAAGAACGTCTGTTCAGCTTTTTGCTGGATAGCTGATGTTGCGGAAGAGGTCTTCTCATTCTTTCAGGATTTAGTCAATAGAGTAATGGGTTATGCCACAAAGTTCATTCAGGATATTTCTGAACTTCTACTGTCTTTCATTCAAAATATATCAGACATGCTGGATGGAGCTCTGGGTTCGTTCATTGGCTGGTTAAAGGAGAAAATAAGCTCCCAAATGCAAAGCACGAGCATTTCGTTTGAGTTTGGTGGGCTTCAATTCATTCTAGATTTCGGATCGACCACTATTTTCCTAGGTCAATCAAAAGAATTCCTGAGGGTAACGATGATTACTAGGATTCTTGGTGGAAAAATGTCGGTCAGCGCATGTTTCGTCGATGTCTATCGTAGTGGACCAGACCTTATCATCAATATGTCATTTAGCGGTAAGGGTTGGGAATCAGAATGTTTGATCGATCCCAGAATGGCGGTTATTAATCATTTTGCAGAGCTTAAAGGCGTATTTAGCGACTTTATAGTAGAAATAAAACTACCTGTTCTGGTATCATACGACAAGAAATCTTTCCGATTATCGGAAATTCCTGGTTTGGGCCAGTTGCTCTCAAGGATTCCCCTACCAATCCCAGGTATTTCTGCATCTATCGATGCAGGTTTCGAAATAAAATATAGAAGCTCAATAAATAATCATCCTTTGATTAATGAAGTTGAGTTAAATCCTTGCGGGGAAGATAGAGGACATGAATGGATAGAGCTTTACAACCCTTCTTCGAATGTAATAGATGTGAGAGACTGGTGTATTCGTTCAGTCCACGGGCATCAGACCGTGATGGTCTTAGATTTTGAAATTATGCCTCCAAAATCTCGAAAGATAATTGAATTCAAAGTTCAATCATTGGATAATGGGGGAGAAAATGGCATTCCAATAGGTGAATCTTTAGGTCTATACGATGCTGAGGGGAGAAAGATTGACTCTACTCCCTTTATAACAGATTTCTTGAATGATGAGAAGACATGGCAAAGAGCCTATGATGGTTCTGATCGCTGGGTTCTCAAAGATGAGACAAAAGGAGAACCAAATGGAGTTATACTTTCTGATTTGAGTGACTCTCAGCGCCTCCTAATATTATTGAAGGACGCTGTTATCCGGGCCTTTACTCAGTTCGGAAATGAATTATTCGACATCAATTCACTAGGTCGGATAATAGAGAATGCGATAAAGGAAGTAGTGGACACTATAATACAAACTATATACCAATCGATACTTGAGCTGAACCTGTTTATAGAATTGGCTATTCATGACTATACACAATCAATCGATGGAAAGCTTCGATTAACTTTAGTAGTCACCGGTGATGGTGTTCGAGACGGCCTGATTTGGCTAGCAAAAACGATTTATTCGGCTCTAGCCAATATAGGCAATCCAGGAGCTATTTCAGCGTCCACTCATCGACCCTTGAACGAATTCACAGACGATATATACATACGGTTTGGTGCATTCGCAGGAACAGGATTACCTAAAATCATATCCTCCGTTTCAGAAAGTAGGCGTTTTATGTTTGGAGGTGTGATTGAGGTCAATCTGGCTACGTTCACAGCGTCCTTGGAAGATCGTCAAAAATGTAGACTGCGCTTCGGAGCCCTTTTTGAAGCAATACCAGGTTCATTCATTAAGAACTTATATTCTGTCGATGCGGATTGTCTTGTGGATTATTGGATATTAAAAGCTGAAATAAGCTCTAGGACAGCTATACAACAAAATACGGAGGAAACATGGTCTCTATAGTTCCGTCATGATATTGTTTTAATATCCTCCACAAATACCAGAGCTCATATGTTGTCAATGTATGAAGATATCTCTGCCGCCACAGATGCTAATGATTGGCTCACTAGCTATGGTTGGTCTTTGCTATTGCTTTTTTTAATTTTTGTAGTCTTTCTTTATCTATGGTCTTATTTCAATAAAAATCTAGAAAAGATGAAAACAACTGATAATAAATATCTGGATCCTGATCTTATTAAATATTTAGGGAAACTGGCAAAAATTGCCATGATAACTATCATCTTGCTGATGCTTGGCCTAGTGCTTTCCGAGATGTGGGAATCATTCAATCGGAGCGTGTGGCAGCCTTATATAGGGTTAATAAGCCAACTTGTTATTGTTTTAATGGCAGTATTATTTGCTGGCTTAGTCGCCAAGATGTTCCGCAATATATCAAGAAACTATAGACTTCGCTCGGTTGGAAAGGGGATGCAAGGCAGCGCTGCGGAGATCGTTAGTCTCTTGGCTAGCTACATTGTCTATATTTTAGCTGCTGTTTTTGTTGTAATAGTACTATTGGCACAGATTTCTGACATTAACATAATAGAGCATCTGTCTCGCTTTTGGGAAGAAAGTGGGGGAAAAATTGAGGTTCTAGCCATTTTCTTAATAGCGTTATTTTTAACGATAAGGTTAATTAACACTATTTTTGAGGATTTTAAATTCAGAACCAAGAAATTCGATCCTCAGGTAGTAGAATTACTCAATTCCTTGGTGCGTTATGTTTTCTATTTGATAGGGTTCATGGTCACGGTCTTCATCTTATTTTCAGTGATGGGGTTGGAGCAGGTTGGAATAATATTGATAGTCACTATTCTTGTCTTCATCTCTCTAAGCATTTCTCTCTCCTATCCCACCATTAAAAACATAGTGGCAGGGTTAGCAATAATGAACACGGAAATATTTACCGTGGGAGATAAAGTTCGGATAGGCACCGATTTAATATGCGAGATTATTGAAAAAAATCTAGTCTTTACAAAGGTAAGGACTGAGGACGGAGAGACAGTAAGTGTGCCTAACAGCGAAATAATTTCCAGTCGAGTCCTTAATTATAAGCGCTCCTTGGCTCACGGCATCTCCGTAATTTTCGATGTCCCGATAATGATTTTGTATGAGGATGTGGAAGCCATGGTCAAGAGGGCCGTAAATGCGGTCGATGGTCTTATGAAAGAGCCGGCCCCGATTTTGCATGCCGTTGATATCCATGATGGAAAAATTAGATATGAACTCAATGCCTATGTGCTGGATGCTCTGAGAGCAAAAAAAGTAAGGTCCGACCTCATTAAAAGTATTCAACTTGCTCAAGCTGCAGATGAGAAAGTGAAGATTTGAGCCTTTTAATAATATCGTTGAAATTCTATGTTATTATATTGAACCAACAGTTGCTTTTTGAGAGCGATTAATGCATGGTTCAAATTTACGTTAATATGAGTCATGACGGCTAAAGGACTAATTGGTCTTCTTGCCCTAACGTTAACCAATCGGTAATTGGATAGATTGTAATCTGTAATACATCGGGTCAGGTTGGAGTCAGTTCACTAATAACTTGCAACATGATTTATTCTGATTTAATTAGTCTATTCACCCAATTCGGTGCTATATCGAAGCAAATATGATTGGTTTGGAATCGGGTTTAAGAAATATAAAAGGCCCCGAAAATAACTTTTAAACTTTTTAAGGATAATTTTTGCATGCCAATTCAGGTAATGTGGCGATTTGGCTTTTACTTTAAATCTGGATAGCCTAAGATCCATCTATATGTAAAAATGGGGGAGAAAGGCTCTCGCTTTGTAGATTCTATTCAATGAGTTCTTGGCCCTGCATATAAGGCCGTAAAATCTCAGGAATAGTGACCGTTCCATCTTTATTCTGAAAGTTCTCTAAAATCCCCACCATCGTCCTTGGAAGGGCGACGCCTGATCCATTCAAGGTATGGACAAACTCACTCTTCAAATGAGGGGCTCTTCGAAACTTGATGCGAGCTCTCCTGGCCTGAAAATCAGTAAAACACGAACAAGACGAACACTCCAGCCATAACTGAGTACCAGGGGCATGAACTTCTATGTCATAGGTCTTGGCACTAGCAAAACCTAAATCTCCCGTGCAAAGCTCTATTACTCGATACGGAAGGCCAAGCATGCGAAAGACAGCCTCTGCGTCAGCTGTTAAGGACTCAAGCTCAAGAAAACTATTTTCTGGGAGAACAAACTTTACCAGCTCTACTTTATTAAATTCATGAACCCTTATTATGCCGCGCATCTCAGCATGCCTTCCCGCCTCCCTTCGGAAGGAGGGCAAATAGGCAGTTAGGTAGATTGGAAGCTGGTCTATATCCAGAATCTCGTCCTGCAGCAAATTTGTCAATGGAACCTCTGCAGTAGGGTTCAGCCACAGGTCGTCGCGTTCACACCAATACATATCATCCTTCATTTTCGGGTATTGACCGGTACCTATAACAGCAGCTCTATTCACGACTACTGGTGGAAATATCTCTTTATAGCCCTGGGAATGGTGAAGATCTAACATGAAATTGATCATCGCTCTCTCCAATCTTGCACCATCTCCCTTAAGCACATAGAAGCCACTTCCAGCGATCTTTGCACCTCTTTTAAAATCAATGATATCCAGGTCCTCTGCTATCGCGATGTGGTCCTTGGGAATAAAATCAAATGTTGGCTTTGTGCAACATTCCCTGACTAGAATATTCTCCGCTGAGCTCTTGCCTACTGGAACGCTTTCATCGGGGATGTTAGGCATATTTAAAACAATCTCACTCCTTTGCTCTTCAAGTTGGGCTATCTTGGCGTCAATCTCTGAGATTCTATTGGAAACGCGCTTCATCTCTGCAATGGTGCGCTGTTTCTCCTCATCACGAAGCCTGGGTACTTGCTCTGCGACCTGGTTCCGATATCTCTTCAATTGATTAGACTCTTCTACTAACGCTCTCCACTCCTTGTCCACACTGAGGAATTGATCTAGAATCTCCTCTGGATAATTTCGATTCTGGAGCATGACTCGAATAGCTTCTGGGTTCTTGCGGATCACGTCCACGTCTAACATTTTAACAACTCAAGTTGTCACGAACTGTTATTATGTGTTTAAAGAATTTGGTCGAATAGAAACTCGGCTTAGAGTTGTAGCTAAAAAACATTTCATTTGTTTAACATGAGCCGCAAACTCTATCTGTGGGAAATATTTGCCTTTAGCTTTATTTTAAAATATCTTTTTGACAGATTAGAATCGTATTGCCTCTAATCTCAAGAAGAGCCGCTCCTGTCTTTATTGTCAATTCCTCAGCAATGGCGTGCTTAAACTCTGCAGAAGATTCAAGAATCTTGATCTTCACCAATTTGTTGGCTCTTAATTGATTCCCAACTTCATCCACGACAGCTGCGCTAAGCCCTTCCTTCCCGATGTGTACGGTCGATTTAAGCTTGGTTCCTTTTGACTTAAGTTCGTTTTTACTCATTTTCTTTATCATGACTAACACCTTTAGCTCTCGTAAATGGCTTACGGCGTATTTCGCCGCATTCTAGACAATGAATCACAATCCTACCACGCCGGACTCTGACAATGCAGTTCTTACTAGGAAGGAGTAGATTATTACACTTCCGGCAAAATAGGATGCCTTTAGGCATTGGGGTGTTTGTGCGCAACGATATGGCCCTAGCTAGCCTGAAATATCTTCTGCCGCGTTCGATATTGCCAGCACTCATCTCTTTTGTCGATAGGGATAGAAGTTGTAAAATCCTGGTTTCAGCGATTTTTCTCATTTCCCGATTGGACAATCTGCTCCTGGACATTAATTGGCCTCTAACACGGTTTCCTCATTAGGTTTTGGCATAAATTGTTATCCTTTCGATTAAAACCACGTTACCCTTCTGTAACAATAAGATTTAATTTCATGATTTCAATATTTAGCATTTAGATATATATCGTTGATTTGTTACATTGCGCTGATTAATTTTAAACTTCCTTATTTTTCATAATTTATGCTCAAATAATATTATATCTAGAATCATTGAAAGAATTGGTGAGAAAGTTAAAAGTCGATGAGAAAGTAAGGAAAGGTGGATATGGAACGTGCGTCAAAGAGGTCAAAGGATACAAAATAATGCGTTCAATCTCGGCACGAAAAATTTTTTATTTAACGTTCTCAACATTTCAGGACGCTCTTAAAAGGACAGATCCAGAAAAGTTACTTTAAAGAGACATTGGAAAATTGTTACCACGGTCAAGTTGGTGCTTATATTCTAATGTATAAACAGGGGAAAAACACCCTCAGGATACCATATTGATTATATACCACAAGCTTAATCTAGGCTCCCTCTCAGTCATGATGAGATGGTGATATCAAATGTCGCGCAAGCCGGCAAGGATGTATACCCAGGTCAAGGGTCAGCCTTATACCCGAAAGGAATATATGGGGGGTGTACCCGCACCGCGTATCAGTCAATTCGATCTAGGAAACCCCAATGCGGACTTTCCCGTTGAGTTCTCACTTCGGGTTAAGGAATTATGTCAGATTCGACACACGGCTCTCGAAGCAGCGCGTATTTCTGCCAACAGGCTTTTAGCTAAAAAAGCTGGTGCAAGCAACTATTACCTCAAGATTCGCACATATCCTCACAACGTCCTTCGCGAGAATAAATTGGCCACAGGGGCCGGGGCTGACCGTGTCTCAAGTGGCATGAGAGCTGCGTTCGGCAAGGCCGTAGGTACGGCGGCTAGAGTTCGTCCAGGTCAAGTAATAATAACAGTGAGGGTCCCACCAACAGCAGCTGCAGTGGCAAAGGAAGCATTATGGGCCGCATCTATAAAGCTTCCCACGCCTTGCTATATCCAGGTGGAGAAAGGAAAGGAGCTCATAGCCTAGGTCAAATTTTTTCGACCATGGTTGCTCCTGTTCAATGGTTTTTATGAATTTTCGTATTCCCGAAATAGTGGATTTCATTCGAGCTAGAGGAGCTAAGGTAGTCGCGTTGCAGTTGCCTGAGGGTTTGAAAATCAAAGGTTTGAAATTGGTAGCAGAGATAGAGGAACAGAGCAATTGCCAATGCATTATTCTAGGCGATCCTTGTTACGGTGCTTGCGACCTTAGCAAGGATTTCCATTCCATAGCGGATGTGCTGGTGCATTTTGCTCACACTCCCATCCCTTCTCTCGGGAAAGATGAGGATGTGCTTTTCATAGAAGCGGAAATGGACTGCTCTGTTGATGAACTGCTACCTAAGCTTTTGCCAATGGCTCGCAAGCATATCGGCCTGGTGAGCACTTCTCAGCATCTTCCTCTCCTACCCAAGATTAAAGAATGGTTAGAATCGAAAGGGGTAGAAGCCCATATTGGTCAGGGAGACAGAAGGGTGAGTCACGCTGGTCAGATACTGGGTTGTAACGTTACCTCTGCCAAATCTATCCAACACCGCGTTGACCAATTTCTCTTTATCGGGACGGGGGGTTTTCATGCTTTGGCCGTAGCATTGGAGACCAAGAAAGACGTCCTCATTTTAGACCCTGCCTTGCAAGAGATAAGGGATGTTAGGGAATTAAAGGATAGAGTTCTGCGCCAGAGGTATGCTGCAATAGCTCTCGCATC is a window from the Methanomassiliicoccales archaeon genome containing:
- the serS gene encoding serine--tRNA ligase codes for the protein MLDVDVIRKNPEAIRVMLQNRNYPEEILDQFLSVDKEWRALVEESNQLKRYRNQVAEQVPRLRDEEKQRTIAEMKRVSNRISEIDAKIAQLEEQRSEIVLNMPNIPDESVPVGKSSAENILVRECCTKPTFDFIPKDHIAIAEDLDIIDFKRGAKIAGSGFYVLKGDGARLERAMINFMLDLHHSQGYKEIFPPVVVNRAAVIGTGQYPKMKDDMYWCERDDLWLNPTAEVPLTNLLQDEILDIDQLPIYLTAYLPSFRREAGRHAEMRGIIRVHEFNKVELVKFVLPENSFLELESLTADAEAVFRMLGLPYRVIELCTGDLGFASAKTYDIEVHAPGTQLWLECSSCSCFTDFQARRARIKFRRAPHLKSEFVHTLNGSGVALPRTMVGILENFQNKDGTVTIPEILRPYMQGQELIE
- a CDS encoding YhbY family RNA-binding protein, translated to MIKKMSKNELKSKGTKLKSTVHIGKEGLSAAVVDEVGNQLRANKLVKIKILESSAEFKHAIAEELTIKTGAALLEIRGNTILICQKDILK
- a CDS encoding mechanosensitive ion channel, whose translation is MYEDISAATDANDWLTSYGWSLLLLFLIFVVFLYLWSYFNKNLEKMKTTDNKYLDPDLIKYLGKLAKIAMITIILLMLGLVLSEMWESFNRSVWQPYIGLISQLVIVLMAVLFAGLVAKMFRNISRNYRLRSVGKGMQGSAAEIVSLLASYIVYILAAVFVVIVLLAQISDINIIEHLSRFWEESGGKIEVLAIFLIALFLTIRLINTIFEDFKFRTKKFDPQVVELLNSLVRYVFYLIGFMVTVFILFSVMGLEQVGIILIVTILVFISLSISLSYPTIKNIVAGLAIMNTEIFTVGDKVRIGTDLICEIIEKNLVFTKVRTEDGETVSVPNSEIISSRVLNYKRSLAHGISVIFDVPIMILYEDVEAMVKRAVNAVDGLMKEPAPILHAVDIHDGKIRYELNAYVLDALRAKKVRSDLIKSIQLAQAADEKVKI
- a CDS encoding lamin tail domain-containing protein, which produces MLAGASAIFMMRLEGKRSSLTSSEIQTMVQEGDKIAIEFEQEVIETAIKACSSFNSINATLLQEKFSEDLQDEISRRYPKNRNEMEINLSSTKLHIDYLRLSLNRTKNTEIQNKNLWAFEGAPCYLSVGGNYEIFVKRKIDNIILKREIEKRIWFPIPLLQDRMQDFNLALTSPKGRFDRIVQYELTSLAQMRILQGFGIAGKDGPFGTSEIITHDDIQRAVGLAVIFLQIECFGAFDKNSAKAVLDRFPVQISVQEFEELLSSAEKVDPADIFLMLLGANHFDAEKVLAQVILSMADIITLSWLDYFQILDIGEDLERIYTDSLVGLNQVLAEYLGQDRINQLSQEWIQNKLISYGLEESSYRWLNMDNPDATIVFPNHEFYLSDQQGNQIQLFLGGEYLVDFPTIDVITNEVWKEFIIDYRRATFDLAESIKRFIQKIAINMANGFGLGEIILELDFTDSRTFYFEAKSNIRRAMESAFLQLDKIIDSIVSENIFKDPLAESMVQFIKNKMNQIVRTDFCVESALDELASRLVRSQLDKTMYLDAPTIDLFSQNLANLWKFCGHMGARQGIEEAYIKTSQPIINLYLEVFGNATINEMPCRFDQAISLLAKGCIHSIPGIKEILLQACERMFEDQEQALLLRCDETKISIPSREIRIDTGYGAVARQQLLPEVNMPWIMSSYPLFIKLENPFSIYSGGNGSNLHLTNPDNLTFSAYQSSFSLLVKGNLSVKVKCSGGSSNQISFFAPLEVNSESAFGFKLDFTSSSAWPLAGVKYSPSITFIKSIAQIFEEIWKNVCSAFCWIADVAEEVFSFFQDLVNRVMGYATKFIQDISELLLSFIQNISDMLDGALGSFIGWLKEKISSQMQSTSISFEFGGLQFILDFGSTTIFLGQSKEFLRVTMITRILGGKMSVSACFVDVYRSGPDLIINMSFSGKGWESECLIDPRMAVINHFAELKGVFSDFIVEIKLPVLVSYDKKSFRLSEIPGLGQLLSRIPLPIPGISASIDAGFEIKYRSSINNHPLINEVELNPCGEDRGHEWIELYNPSSNVIDVRDWCIRSVHGHQTVMVLDFEIMPPKSRKIIEFKVQSLDNGGENGIPIGESLGLYDAEGRKIDSTPFITDFLNDEKTWQRAYDGSDRWVLKDETKGEPNGVILSDLSDSQRLLILLKDAVIRAFTQFGNELFDINSLGRIIENAIKEVVDTIIQTIYQSILELNLFIELAIHDYTQSIDGKLRLTLVVTGDGVRDGLIWLAKTIYSALANIGNPGAISASTHRPLNEFTDDIYIRFGAFAGTGLPKIISSVSESRRFMFGGVIEVNLATFTASLEDRQKCRLRFGALFEAIPGSFIKNLYSVDADCLVDYWILKAEISSRTAIQQNTEETWSL
- a CDS encoding 50S ribosomal protein L16, producing the protein MSRKPARMYTQVKGQPYTRKEYMGGVPAPRISQFDLGNPNADFPVEFSLRVKELCQIRHTALEAARISANRLLAKKAGASNYYLKIRTYPHNVLRENKLATGAGADRVSSGMRAAFGKAVGTAARVRPGQVIITVRVPPTAAAVAKEALWAASIKLPTPCYIQVEKGKELIA
- the dph2 gene encoding diphthamide biosynthesis enzyme Dph2 — translated: MNFRIPEIVDFIRARGAKVVALQLPEGLKIKGLKLVAEIEEQSNCQCIILGDPCYGACDLSKDFHSIADVLVHFAHTPIPSLGKDEDVLFIEAEMDCSVDELLPKLLPMARKHIGLVSTSQHLPLLPKIKEWLESKGVEAHIGQGDRRVSHAGQILGCNVTSAKSIQHRVDQFLFIGTGGFHALAVALETKKDVLILDPALQEIRDVRELKDRVLRQRYAAIALASEAKDFAVIISTKIGQKRKELAFSLRSLLKSRGKNAVLIAMDNVTPEQLLSFRVDIFVSTACPRIAIDEAARFHRPIITPLELEIALGIRSWDDYAFDSISG